One genomic window of Candidatus Thermoplasmatota archaeon includes the following:
- a CDS encoding acyl-CoA dehydrogenase, with product MDFALTEEQTMLRKMVRDFAEKELKPVAAEIDKTGEFPRDNVRKMGELGLMGMTVAPEHGGAGMDTICYAIAVEEVSRACGSTGLIMASHNSLCAGHIDIAGNEEQKRKYLPALAGGKVMGAWGLTEPGAGSDAGAVAMTAELKGGEWILNGRKTFITNGHEAETFVIIASTDKSKGTRGISAFAVEKETPGFSLGKKEEKLGLNACVTSELIYEDCAVPEGNLLGEKDTAFRDVLKVLDGGRISIGAMAVGIAQGCLEASLEYSKTREQFGQPISNFQAVQWMLADMATEIEAARLLVYKAAFLKDQGKRFKKHAAMCKLFGSEVGMRAANKAIQVHGGYGYTKDYPVERMFRDVKLTEIGEGTSEIQRLVIAREILKGT from the coding sequence ATGGATTTCGCGCTCACTGAAGAACAGACAATGCTCAGAAAGATGGTGCGGGACTTCGCCGAGAAGGAGCTCAAGCCCGTCGCGGCGGAGATAGACAAGACCGGAGAGTTCCCCAGGGACAATGTCCGCAAGATGGGGGAGCTGGGCCTCATGGGTATGACGGTCGCCCCGGAGCACGGCGGGGCGGGCATGGACACGATCTGCTACGCCATTGCGGTCGAGGAGGTCTCCCGTGCGTGCGGCTCGACGGGGCTGATAATGGCATCCCACAACTCCCTTTGCGCAGGGCACATAGATATCGCGGGGAACGAGGAGCAGAAGAGGAAGTACCTGCCCGCCCTGGCGGGAGGGAAGGTCATGGGCGCATGGGGGCTCACGGAGCCTGGCGCTGGATCGGATGCCGGGGCCGTCGCCATGACCGCCGAGCTGAAGGGCGGGGAATGGATACTCAACGGCAGGAAGACATTCATAACGAACGGCCACGAAGCGGAGACATTCGTCATCATCGCCTCCACCGATAAGTCGAAGGGCACTAGGGGCATCAGCGCCTTCGCCGTTGAAAAGGAAACGCCCGGGTTCTCCCTCGGGAAGAAGGAGGAGAAGCTCGGGCTCAACGCGTGCGTTACATCAGAACTGATCTACGAGGACTGCGCGGTCCCGGAAGGGAACCTGCTCGGTGAGAAGGACACTGCCTTCAGAGACGTCCTCAAGGTTCTGGACGGGGGGAGGATAAGCATCGGCGCGATGGCGGTTGGAATCGCGCAGGGATGTCTTGAAGCGTCCCTCGAATACTCGAAGACGAGGGAGCAGTTCGGGCAGCCCATAAGCAACTTCCAGGCCGTGCAGTGGATGCTGGCGGACATGGCGACAGAGATCGAGGCCGCGAGACTGCTCGTCTACAAGGCCGCGTTCCTGAAAGACCAGGGCAAGAGGTTCAAGAAACATGCGGCCATGTGCAAGCTGTTCGGGTCCGAGGTGGGCATGCGGGCCGCGAACAAGGCGATACAGGTCCACGGCGGGTACGGATACACGAAGGACTACCCCGTCGAAAGGATGTTCAGGGATGTCAAGCTCACGGAGATAGGCGAAGGAACGAGCGAGATTCAGCGGCTCGTCATCGCCCGCGAGATCCTGAAAGGCACATAA
- a CDS encoding adenosine-specific kinase has product MELETVQIEKPDDVNLILGQTHFIKTVEDIYEAVVTSVPGVEFGIAFCEASAECLIRSDGTDDELRGLAVKNAERIGAGHTFVILMRGAYPINLLPRIKSVPEVCGIFAATANALQVIVAESEQGRGIVGVIDGESPKGVETEEQAEERKEFLRKIGYKR; this is encoded by the coding sequence ATGGAGCTCGAGACAGTACAGATCGAGAAGCCCGATGACGTGAACCTCATCCTGGGTCAGACTCACTTCATCAAGACCGTGGAGGACATCTACGAGGCCGTCGTCACGTCCGTTCCAGGCGTCGAGTTCGGCATCGCCTTCTGTGAGGCGTCCGCGGAGTGCCTCATCCGATCGGACGGGACGGATGACGAGCTTCGCGGTTTGGCGGTCAAGAACGCGGAGAGGATCGGAGCGGGCCACACGTTCGTGATCCTGATGCGGGGCGCCTATCCGATCAACCTGCTTCCGCGGATCAAGAGCGTGCCAGAGGTCTGCGGCATATTCGCGGCAACCGCGAACGCACTCCAGGTCATAGTCGCCGAATCGGAGCAGGGCAGGGGGATCGTGGGGGTCATCGACGGCGAGAGCCCGAAGGGAGTGGAGACCGAGGAGCAGGCCGAGGAGAGGAAGGAGTTCCTCAGGAAGATCGGGTACAAGAGGTGA
- a CDS encoding cobalamin B12-binding domain-containing protein, whose protein sequence is MTKLRVLVAKPGLDGHDRGAKVVARALRDSGVEVIYTGLHQTPEQIVEAAIQEDVDAIGMSCLSGAHMTLFKTVMDILKEKGIDDIVVTCGGIIPDEDVTKLKEMGIAAVFGPGTPLRDIVDFHRKIAGK, encoded by the coding sequence ATGACGAAATTGAGAGTCTTGGTCGCAAAACCAGGGTTGGACGGTCATGATAGAGGCGCGAAGGTCGTGGCCCGCGCGCTCAGGGATTCGGGCGTGGAGGTCATCTACACGGGCCTGCACCAGACGCCGGAGCAGATCGTCGAGGCCGCCATCCAGGAGGATGTCGATGCCATCGGAATGAGCTGCCTCTCCGGCGCCCATATGACGCTTTTCAAGACCGTGATGGACATCCTCAAGGAGAAGGGGATCGACGACATCGTCGTGACGTGCGGTGGGATAATACCGGACGAGGACGTCACCAAGCTGAAGGAGATGGGGATCGCGGCGGTCTTCGGTCCAGGGACGCCGCTCCGAGATATCGTGGATTTCCACAGGAAGATCGCGGGGAAGTAG
- a CDS encoding TIM barrel protein: MFYLGPAGAPFDAKGMEDGLPMLKEMGLNAMEVQYTYGIQTKLETAERLGRIAKENGIRISCHAPYYINLNSRDRGVLKKSCTWIHRTAEMMNAWGGYMLVHHPGFMHGMKPSAVTRNVKRRLAGCVKRIRDEGWEMFIGLEMTGKLAGFGTLDEIIRICEDIEGVYPVIDWAHAHAREQGRFKRVQDFEDLLQEYEEFTTDFLHCHFSCIEYGERGERKHLEIEARSPDFAKLATVLKKREYDMTIISESPVRDRDSLKMKRILGL, from the coding sequence ATGTTCTACCTCGGCCCCGCGGGCGCCCCGTTCGACGCGAAGGGGATGGAGGACGGCCTTCCCATGCTTAAGGAGATGGGGCTCAACGCCATGGAGGTCCAGTACACGTACGGGATCCAGACGAAGCTGGAGACGGCGGAGAGGCTGGGGAGGATCGCGAAGGAGAACGGCATCCGCATAAGTTGCCACGCACCATACTATATCAATCTCAACTCCAGGGACAGGGGCGTGCTCAAAAAGAGCTGCACGTGGATCCACCGCACCGCCGAGATGATGAACGCCTGGGGCGGGTACATGCTCGTGCACCATCCGGGCTTCATGCACGGGATGAAACCATCCGCTGTCACGAGGAACGTCAAGAGGAGGCTCGCGGGCTGCGTGAAACGCATCCGGGATGAGGGCTGGGAGATGTTCATCGGCCTCGAGATGACGGGGAAGTTGGCGGGCTTCGGGACGCTGGACGAGATCATCAGGATCTGCGAGGACATCGAGGGCGTTTACCCCGTCATCGACTGGGCCCATGCCCACGCCCGCGAACAAGGGCGCTTCAAGAGAGTGCAGGACTTCGAGGACCTCCTCCAGGAGTACGAGGAGTTCACGACGGATTTCCTCCACTGCCACTTCAGCTGCATAGAGTACGGTGAGAGGGGGGAGAGGAAGCACCTCGAGATCGAGGCGAGGTCGCCTGACTTCGCGAAGCTGGCAACGGTGCTGAAGAAGCGGGAGTACGACATGACGATCATAAGCGAGAGCCCCGTCAGAGACAGGGACTCACTGAAGATGAAGCGCATTCTCGGGTTGTAG
- a CDS encoding ribonuclease H-like domain-containing protein, giving the protein MTEYYFDIETEGTDPLMDKIITIQFQELDGGKPVGDFHVLKEWEEGEKKIVERILDEGILDPNWTFVPIGNNLRFDIVFVMEKAQQYGLREWSAGEVRYFFYRKAMIDIRSVLVLMNGGKFKGSGLDAFTGKQKGVQVPIWYRERKYDEIMSYIETEKQETIALYREVASLLETFGTRKRKRVEGPEA; this is encoded by the coding sequence ATGACCGAATACTACTTCGACATCGAGACGGAGGGAACGGACCCGCTCATGGACAAGATCATCACCATTCAGTTCCAGGAACTCGACGGGGGCAAGCCGGTCGGGGACTTCCACGTTCTCAAGGAGTGGGAGGAGGGCGAGAAGAAGATCGTCGAGAGGATCCTCGATGAAGGGATCCTCGACCCGAACTGGACCTTCGTTCCTATCGGTAACAACCTGAGGTTCGACATCGTCTTCGTCATGGAGAAGGCGCAGCAGTACGGACTGCGAGAGTGGAGTGCTGGCGAGGTGAGATACTTCTTCTACAGGAAGGCCATGATCGACATCCGCTCGGTGCTCGTGCTGATGAACGGGGGGAAGTTCAAGGGCTCCGGCTTGGACGCGTTCACGGGGAAGCAGAAGGGTGTCCAGGTGCCGATCTGGTACCGGGAAAGGAAGTACGATGAGATAATGTCGTACATCGAAACGGAGAAGCAGGAGACGATAGCATTGTACCGGGAAGTCGCGAGCCTTTTGGAAACTTTCGGAACGAGAAAGAGGAAGCGCGTGGAAGGGCCCGAAGCGTAG
- a CDS encoding methylmalonyl-CoA mutase family protein — translation MSEEGDIKEIAKSKRDWEGSTLKRSLDALPERRKAFTTTSSAPIDRLYTPDDTPDFDYFKKLGLPGEYPFTRGVHPTLYRSKLWTMRMFSGFGTAEETNARYKYLLEHGETGLSVAFDFPTLYGYDTDHTMARGEFGKCGVAISSLKDMEILFGGIPLDEISTSMTINGPAPVVWAMYIAAAERQGIPSTRIRGTIQNDILKEYIAQKSYIFPPEPSMRLIVDTFEFGSKEVPLWNTVSISGYHIREAGSTAVQELAFTLADGFEYVRAAKERGLDVDDFAPRLSFFFNAHNDLFEEIAKYRAARRIWAREMKETFGAKNPRSWWMRFHTQTAGCSLTAQQPENNIVRVAIQAIAAVLGGTQSLHTNSMDEAYAVPSAKAVKIALRTQQIIAHESGVANTIDPLGGSYFVEYLTDRMEEESYEYFDKIENLGGVIPALKKGFFQKEIALAAYRYQKETDDKERIIVGVNEYAEEKPIEIALVDMDPEGERKHLDRLNRLKKERDQKETERSLDRLRRAAEGEENVMPFILDCVKAHATLGETCGVLREVFGEYTEPIIY, via the coding sequence ATGTCTGAAGAGGGCGACATCAAGGAGATAGCGAAGAGCAAAAGGGATTGGGAAGGCTCGACCCTGAAGAGGTCGCTCGACGCCCTTCCGGAGAGAAGGAAGGCCTTCACAACGACGTCCAGTGCCCCCATCGACAGGCTCTACACTCCGGACGACACTCCGGATTTCGACTACTTCAAGAAGCTCGGTCTGCCGGGCGAGTACCCCTTCACGAGGGGCGTCCACCCGACGCTCTACAGGAGCAAGCTGTGGACGATGAGGATGTTCTCGGGCTTCGGGACCGCGGAGGAGACGAACGCGAGGTACAAGTACCTCCTCGAGCACGGGGAGACGGGACTGAGCGTCGCCTTCGACTTCCCCACGCTGTACGGTTATGACACCGACCACACGATGGCGAGGGGGGAGTTCGGCAAGTGCGGCGTCGCGATAAGCTCGCTAAAGGACATGGAGATCCTCTTCGGCGGAATCCCGCTGGACGAGATAAGCACGTCCATGACCATCAACGGCCCCGCCCCGGTGGTTTGGGCGATGTACATCGCGGCGGCCGAGAGGCAGGGCATCCCGTCCACGAGGATCAGGGGGACTATACAGAACGACATCCTCAAGGAGTACATCGCCCAGAAGTCCTACATCTTCCCGCCGGAGCCGTCCATGAGGCTCATCGTGGACACGTTCGAGTTCGGCTCCAAGGAGGTCCCGCTCTGGAACACCGTCTCCATCAGCGGCTATCACATCCGCGAGGCCGGCTCGACTGCCGTGCAGGAGCTCGCCTTCACGCTGGCGGACGGTTTCGAGTACGTGCGCGCGGCGAAGGAGCGAGGGCTGGACGTGGACGATTTCGCTCCCCGCCTGTCCTTCTTCTTCAACGCTCACAACGACCTCTTCGAGGAGATCGCGAAGTACAGGGCCGCGAGGCGCATATGGGCGAGGGAGATGAAGGAGACCTTCGGCGCCAAGAACCCCAGGTCCTGGTGGATGAGGTTCCACACGCAGACCGCCGGGTGCTCGCTCACCGCCCAGCAGCCGGAGAACAACATCGTCAGGGTGGCCATCCAGGCCATCGCCGCCGTCCTCGGCGGGACGCAATCGCTCCACACGAACTCCATGGACGAGGCCTACGCGGTGCCCTCGGCGAAGGCCGTGAAGATCGCCCTAAGAACGCAGCAGATAATCGCGCACGAGAGCGGCGTCGCCAACACGATAGATCCGCTCGGCGGCTCCTACTTCGTCGAGTACCTCACGGACAGGATGGAGGAGGAGTCCTACGAGTACTTCGACAAGATCGAGAATCTGGGAGGGGTCATACCGGCCCTCAAGAAGGGGTTCTTCCAGAAGGAGATCGCGCTCGCGGCGTACCGCTACCAGAAGGAGACGGACGACAAGGAGAGAATCATAGTCGGCGTCAACGAGTACGCGGAGGAGAAGCCCATCGAGATCGCGCTCGTCGACATGGACCCGGAGGGCGAGAGGAAGCATCTGGACAGGCTCAACAGGCTCAAGAAAGAGAGGGACCAGAAGGAGACCGAGAGGAGCCTCGACAGGCTGCGCAGGGCGGCGGAGGGCGAGGAGAACGTGATGCCCTTCATACTCGACTGCGTGAAGGCCCATGCCACGCTCGGGGAGACCTGCGGCGTGCTCAGAGAGGTGTTCGGGGAGTACACGGAACCAATCATCTATTGA
- a CDS encoding peptidylprolyl isomerase, with the protein MPEEAEQTISDGDLVYVDYSVWVILPDGKEDLFDTTSKELAEEHDNFDEKKVYAPQPIVVGKGRIFPGWEESLRSTKVGDKTVVEIPPDKAAGERDPRLVELHSIREFARKEIAPEVGKMVVLGNKKGTITAVTAGRVRVDFNNPLAGRTLKYEYTVTKRAESPADKARGVIEMDYGDPEEFDVKVIGEDVMIKLPDVCKYDELWFVAKYRVVSDLRDIAGFDSIRFVEEYVKTEEPAEDEPSEEAPEEERAPEELPAEGAKDDEETVEDEPSEEAPEEERAPEELPAEEAPEPEAEE; encoded by the coding sequence ATGCCCGAGGAAGCCGAACAGACAATCTCAGATGGAGACCTGGTATACGTCGACTACAGCGTTTGGGTTATACTCCCTGACGGCAAGGAAGACCTATTCGATACGACGAGCAAGGAGCTCGCCGAAGAGCATGACAACTTCGACGAGAAGAAGGTCTACGCCCCGCAGCCGATTGTCGTGGGCAAGGGCAGGATATTCCCCGGATGGGAGGAGTCCCTGAGGAGCACGAAGGTCGGCGACAAGACCGTCGTCGAGATCCCACCGGACAAGGCGGCGGGAGAGAGGGACCCCCGACTGGTGGAGCTGCACTCGATCAGGGAGTTCGCCAGAAAGGAGATCGCCCCCGAGGTCGGGAAGATGGTCGTCCTTGGGAACAAGAAGGGCACGATCACCGCCGTCACGGCGGGCCGTGTTCGCGTGGACTTCAACAACCCGCTGGCGGGAAGGACCCTGAAGTACGAATACACTGTCACGAAAAGAGCCGAGTCGCCCGCTGACAAGGCGAGGGGGGTTATCGAGATGGACTACGGCGACCCGGAGGAGTTCGACGTGAAGGTCATCGGTGAGGACGTGATGATCAAGCTGCCGGACGTCTGCAAGTACGACGAGCTATGGTTCGTCGCGAAGTACAGGGTCGTCAGCGACCTGAGGGACATCGCAGGTTTTGACTCCATACGCTTCGTCGAGGAGTACGTGAAGACGGAGGAGCCCGCCGAGGACGAGCCGAGCGAGGAAGCTCCTGAGGAAGAGAGAGCACCAGAGGAACTCCCCGCTGAAGGGGCGAAGGATGATGAGGAAACCGTCGAAGATGAACCGAGCGAGGAAGCCCCGGAGGAAGAGAGAGCACCGGAGGAGCTCCCCGCCGAAGAGGCGCCCGAGCCCGAGGCGGAAGAGTAA
- the meaB gene encoding methylmalonyl Co-A mutase-associated GTPase MeaB → MELVERLLRGDKRAAAKAISLLEDYDKKAAEVLGAIYPHTGKAHIIGITGPTGTGKSTLVFALAKEFRKRDKKVGIIAIDPTSPFTGGALLGDRIRMGNLTLDEGVFIRSMGTRGHAGGTSRATADVIKVLDAMGMQIIFAETAGAGQSEVDIARIAHTSIVVEMPGLGDDIQAMKAGILEIGDIFVVNKADLDGVDSTLANLSLVVEREKPSGWKPRMQLTVATEDKGITDLADLIEEHYDFLKESGTLETERVERAKEELRAALSQHLFLRVLERPELIGEFNNLVQMITKKEMDPHSAAEKLLGLAGIA, encoded by the coding sequence ATGGAGCTAGTCGAGCGCCTGCTCAGAGGTGACAAGAGGGCGGCGGCAAAGGCGATATCGCTTCTGGAGGACTATGACAAGAAGGCGGCCGAGGTCCTCGGGGCGATCTACCCTCACACGGGAAAGGCCCACATCATCGGGATCACTGGTCCGACGGGGACGGGGAAGAGCACGCTCGTCTTCGCTCTGGCCAAGGAGTTCAGGAAGCGGGACAAGAAGGTGGGCATCATCGCCATCGACCCCACGTCCCCGTTCACGGGCGGCGCGCTGCTCGGGGACCGGATACGGATGGGGAACCTGACCCTCGACGAGGGCGTGTTCATCAGGAGCATGGGCACTCGCGGGCACGCGGGCGGGACGTCGAGGGCGACCGCGGACGTGATCAAGGTGCTCGACGCCATGGGCATGCAGATAATCTTCGCGGAGACCGCCGGTGCGGGCCAGTCGGAGGTCGACATCGCGAGGATAGCGCACACGTCGATCGTCGTGGAGATGCCGGGCCTTGGAGACGACATCCAGGCCATGAAGGCAGGCATCCTCGAGATAGGCGACATCTTCGTCGTGAACAAGGCGGACCTGGACGGTGTGGACAGCACCTTGGCGAACCTCAGCCTTGTGGTCGAGCGGGAGAAGCCGAGCGGGTGGAAACCGAGGATGCAGCTGACCGTGGCGACGGAGGACAAGGGCATAACGGACCTCGCGGACCTGATCGAGGAGCACTACGACTTCCTCAAGGAGAGCGGGACGCTGGAAACCGAGCGTGTCGAGCGGGCGAAGGAAGAGCTCCGTGCGGCGCTGTCGCAGCACCTGTTCTTGAGAGTTCTCGAAAGGCCCGAGCTCATCGGGGAGTTCAACAACCTGGTCCAGATGATCACCAAGAAGGAGATGGACCCGCACTCGGCGGCGGAGAAGCTTCTCGGATTGGCGGGGATCGCCTAG